From the Streptomyces nodosus genome, the window GCTGGACGGAACCGACACCCGCGCAGCCGTCATCGCCTGCTACGCCGCGATGGAGGAGTCGCTCGCCGACTCCGGTGTGGCCCGGCGCGCCTCGGACAGCCCGCAGGACCTGCTGGAGCGGGCCGTCGCCGGTGGCCTGCCCGCGCGGGCGGCCGCCGCCGAACTCACCGCCCTGTTCCGCGAGGCCCGTTACTCCACGCACCCGATGGACGGCGGCCACCGTGACCGGGCAGCGGCCGCGCTCGACGAGATCGCTCACGGCCTGCGCTCGGGGGCGCATGGTCCCGAAGCCGTGGCGGATGCCACGTGAGGGCGCCCACATGGATCCGGAACTCGGTCAACTCCGTGCTGCGGGCACCCGGTTCGGTACGGCACTCGCTGGCCGTACTGGGCACCGTCGCCGTCGCGTCCGAAGTGCTGCTCGCCCTGGCCGACGGTGTCGCCGCGGCCGCCACCGGCCTCGCCCTGATCACCGCTGTCGCGCTGGCCCTGGGGCGCTATGCCGCGGGCGGTGCCGCCCAGGACAGCGGACACCGCAGGCCGGTGCGCCTGCTGGCCGGCCGGGCCCCGGCGCTCGGTGAGTGGCATCGCATCGTGGCCGGCACCCTCGGGGACGACGGCGAGGCGCACCTCCGCACCGTCATGCGGCCGCAGTTGCAGCGGCTGTTCGCCGCCCGGCTGGCCGAACGGCACGGCGTGGCGATGTACCGCGACCCGCAGCGGGCCCAGGCATTGGTCGGCGCCGAGCTATGGCCGTGGATCGATCCGGAGGCGACCGCTCCGGGGCCCACTCTCCCCGAGCCCGTCCTGCGCTCCCTGCTCGATCGCCTGGAAGCGCTGTGACCGGTGGCGCCGCGGCCGACCCCGCGGCCCGCACATTCCGACCCCACCCCGTGAGGATCCGACCGTGACCAGCCCGCAGCCCACCCCGGACCACGACACCCTGACGCCGCGACAGGCGGGCGAACGGGCCGCGGCCGTGCTCGACGAGATCCGCACGGCGGTGGTCGGCAAGCCGGAACCACTGGAGCTGGTCATGCTCGGCATCCTCGCCGGTGGCCATGTCCTCATCGAGGATCTGCCGGGTCTCGGGAAGACGCTGCTGGCCCGCTCCTTCGCCACCACCCTCGGCCTGGACTTCCGCCGCATCCAGTTCACCCCCGATCTGCTGCCCTCCGATGTCACCGGCGCCCCGTTCTACGACCAGCGGACCGCCGACATGGTCTTCCGGCCCGGACCGGTCTTCACCCATCTGCTGCTCGCCGACGAGATCAACCGCACCCCGCCCAAGACCCAGGCCGCGCTGCTGGAGGCGATGGCCGAGTCCCAGGTGTCCATCGACGGAAGCACCCGGTCGCTGCCGGAGCCCTTCGTGGTCGTCGCCACCGCCAACCCCATCGAGTACGAGGGCACATACACCCTGCCGGAGGCCCAGCTCGACCGGTTCCTGCTGCGGGTGCGGATGGGCTATCTGACGGCGTCCCAGGAGGCCGGCCTGCTGCGCGCGCGGGTCGATCGGGCAGCGCCCGAGGCGGTGCTGCGCACGCTCAGCGGGCCGGGCGAGGTGCTGGCCATGCGGGCCGCCGTCGAACGCGTCGAGGTGGACGACGACCTGCTGGAGTATGTCGTCGCGCTGGTCGGCGCCACCCGGTCCCACCCGCACATCCAGGTCGGTGCCTCGCCGCGCGGCGGCCTGGCCCTGGTGCAGCTCGCCCGTGCCCGTGCCGTCCTTGACCTGCGGGACTATGCGACCCCGGAGGACGTCAAGTCCGTGGCGGTGCCGGCCCTCGCACACCGTGTCACCCTCAAGCCGGAGCTGTGGGTCCGGCAGATCGACGGCGACGACGTGATCCGCGAGATCACGCAGTCCGTGCCCGCCCCGCAGACCCTGCCGCGCACGCCGGTCGCATCATGACGAAGCCCGTGCCGGCCTCCAGAGCGGCCGCCGCCGTCCGACGGGCCCTGGACGGCCGCCAGGAGGTGACCGCCGAACCCCCGCCGCCGCCCCCGCCCGGCTGGCGCCCCGGTGAACGCGCGTTGCGGCTGGGCACATTGGCCGTTGTCGCGCTGTCCGCCGCGCTGGTCACCGGGCGGCCCTGGGTGCTTGCTCTCGCCGCCGGGCCCCTGGTGCTGCTCGCCCTCGCCCTGCCGAGCGGGCGGCGCCCGGACGCGGTGACGGCCGAGGTCGAGGTGGCGCCGCGGCGGTGCTTCGAGGGCGAGCAGGTGACGGTGCGGATCGCGGTGGCCTACGACGGTGAGGCCGGCCGCCTGGACCCCGGCGTCACTCTCGGTCACGGGGTCCGGCTCGACCACCTCGCGGTCGGCCCGCACCGCGTCGATCTCGTCCTGACCGCGCAGCGCTGGGGCCGCTGGACGCTCGGCACGGTCGACGTCGACCTCTACGACCGCGGCGGCCTGGCGCGCCTCAGTGTGCGGGCCGAACTCGGCGAGATCGCCGTCTTCCCGGTGCCCGAACACGCCGGCCTCACGCCCATCCCGGTCCGGCTGCCGCAGCGGCTCGGCGAGCACACCGCCGTGCAGCGCGGCGAGGGCGTCGAGGTCACCGGCGTGCACCCGTATGTGCGCGGCGAACGGCAGCGCCGGATCCACTGGCCGGCCACCACCCGCCGCGGCACCCTGCAGGTCCACCAGTTCGCCGCGGAGCGCACCGCCGACACCGTGGTGCTGCTGGACGTGCTCACCGACGTGGTCGATCCGGTCACCGGCGCGTCCTCGCTCGACGAGACCTTCCGGGCCGCTGCCGGGCTGGTCCGCGCCTATCTGCGCACCCACGACCGGGTCGGCGTGGTGTCGGTCGGTGGCGCCACCCGCTGGCTGCAACCGGGCAGCGGCCAGGGGTACTTCTACCGCATCGTCGAGAGCGTGCTCGAGTGCCGCAAGGACCGCGCGTACCGCACGGCGGGCCTCAGCCGGCTCCCACCGCCCGCGTTGCCCGAAGGCGCGCTGGTGTATGTCATCACACCGCTGACCGACCAGCGGATCTTCGACGTCCTGCACCAGGTGCGCGGGCGGGCCAACCCGATGATCGTGGTCGAGATCCCCACCGGCGACCCGATCGTGGAACCCGGCGACACCGAGAGCGGACTCGCGCTGCGGCTGTGGCGGGCCGACCGCGACGCCATGCGCTTCGCCCTCGTGGAACGCGGCATCGCGGTCGTGGCCCACCGGCCCGGCGAGACCCTCGACCTCGCCCTTGCGCCACTGCTGCGCACCCGCATCCACGGAGGGGCCCGATGACCGACGCCTCCGCCCGGTTCGCCCGGCCGGGCCCGCGCGCCGACGACAGCCGAGCCGGCCGGCTCATGGCACGGCTCACCTCGCGCATCACCGACCGACTGCTGGGAACGGCCCTCGCGGTCGCCGCCTGCAATCCGCCGGCCGTCCTGCACGCACCGCCGCCGGTCAGGGTGCTGATGCTCGGGGCGGCGGCGGCCGCGTGGTGGGCCGCTCCGATGGTCGACGCGCGCCCCGTCCAGACCTCCATGCGCTGGCGGACCGTCGCGGCCCGCCGCAGGACGACCGTGCTGCCTGCCGCGGCGATCGCGGTCGCGGCGGCCACCGGACCCGCGGTCTGGCTGGTCGTCTGCATCGCCGCCCTGCTGCTCGCCTATCTGCTCGTCACCGACACATGGACAGCCGGTGTCACCGCCCCGACCGGCCAGCCGCGGGCGACCCCCGCACTGGCGGCCGCCGCCGCGACGGCGGTGGTGCTGTTGGCCGCCCAGGCGCCGGTCGCGGGTACCTCCTATGCACGGCTGCCCGCCGCACTCGCCATCATCGCGACCACCGCTTGCCTGGTACTGGCGCTGCACACCCGCCGCCGCCCGCCCGGCTGAGTGGTGGCGGTCCAGCCTCACTTCTCGCCTGTCACACTGACCTGTGCGTGTCGCGGCAGAGCGGCGCCGAGGGGGAAGGAACTGGTCGCGGGATGCCCCGGTGGATCGTGCTGGCCGTGCCTGTCGAAGGTGTCGGAGAGCTGAATTGTGACGCGCGGACCATTGCGGAGTTCGAAGGCAGCGCGGAAGAAGCGGAGGCGGCTCTCCGGTATGCGGTGAACACCTATGAGGACAGCTTGTGGAAGGTGCGCCGTCGAGAGATCTTCATATGCTCCAGCCGGTCATACTTCCTTCGCATCCAGGGGCGTCTGGCGAAATACGGCTTCCTCATCCAGCTTGCTGAACTGGTCTACGACTCCGACGCGAAGCCCATGGCCCAGCCGTTCGGCTGATGGCCCGGCTGCGCGGCCTCGTTCGCTTCGAACGGTGGCGTCTGTGCACCGGTTCGAACAGCAGATCGGCTGCCCTATCCTTCTGCCGTGGGGAAATGGTGGCGGTCTCTGGCGCGTGCGTTCTGGGCTCTGGATCGGGTTCTGGGCGGGCAACGGCGTCCGACTCGGTTCCAGAAGTGGGTGGGCCGGCACCCGATCAAGGCCGGTCTGTACACGGCCCTGCCTCCCACGCTCTTCTTCACCTTCTTCTTCTGGCTGGTGTCGGACGAGGAGGAGCCTGACAATCTCCTGTTCCCCGTGATCGGCGGGCTGGTCATGGGACTCGTCTTCGGCCTCGTGGCAGCGTCGGAGCGGCTCCGGCAGCGCAGGCTCAAGCGTCTGGGGATATGGGACGGATCCTGAGCGGAAACAGCGCGGGCAGGGGGAAGGCGAGGATGTCCCCTGGCGCCGCGGCAGGCAACGTCGCCCGTCAAGGAGCGGCGTCGTGGGGCCCCCGCGCGAGCGCAGTCGAGCAGGGGGCATGCCGACGTCGTGACGGGGCGAACGTCGCCTGCCGGGGCACTACCACTAGTCGAGGGCGACGGTCCTGGTGTGGAGGATCTCGCCCAGGGACGCCGCCCGCCACTTCCTCAGCAGGTCGTGGAAGGCGAACGCACCGTGGGGGTAGGCGGTCGGACCGTTCGGACGGCCGCGTCCCTCGGCGTTGTAGTAGCCGGGGGTGCACTCGGCGTGGAACCACTCATGGTCGGCCGCGCCCTCGGCCAGGGCGGTGACCCAGGCGTCCTCGGCCTCGCAGGACGGCTCGACCAGGGCGCCCTCGGCCTCGGCGGCGGCGATCAGGGCCGCCGCGTGGACGGCGTGCTCGTCCAGTACATGCGTGTAATTGACGCTGCTGGTGCTCTGGACGCCGCCCAGCTGGATCAGGTTCGGGAAGCCGTTGCTGGTGAGACCGTGCAGGGTGCGCGGCCCCCGTTTCCGCCACACGTCCTGGAGTTGGACGCCGTTCCGGCCGTGGACGGGCAGTCTGCCCGAGTGGATGCCGGACGCGCCCACGGAGAAGCCGGTGGCGAAGACCAGGCAGTCGAGTTCGTACTCGGTGTCGCCGACGACGACACCGCGCTCGGTCACCCGCTCGATGCCGTGGGAGTCCGCGGTGTCGACCAGGGTGACGTTGTCGCGGTTGAACGCCTGGAGGTACAGATCGGAGAAGGTGGGGCGCTTGCAGGCGTACCGGTACCAGGGCTTGAGCTTCTCCGCCGTCCCCGGGTCGGTGACGATCTGCTCGACCCGGGCGCGGATGTCGTTCATCTTGGCGGCGTCCGCGGCCTCGTAGGCCGCTTCGAAGGCCGCCCGGTCGCCGTGTCGGCGGAAGCTCGGCAGGAGCTTCTCCAGGAGGCCGGCCGACCGGGTCCACTGGTCGGCCACGAGGTCGGCCTCGGCGGCTTCGCCGGAGACGATGCGCAGGAAGTTGTCGCGGCGCTCGCGCGCCCAGCCGTCGTGGTCGGCGCCGACGTCCTGCGCGGTGGTGCGCCGGTTGGCTCGCACATCCACGGTGGAGGGGGTGCGCTGAAAGACATAGAGGTGCTGGGCGCCCTCGGCGAGCTTCGGGACGACCTGGATGCCGGTGGCGCCGGTGCCCACGACGCCCACGCGTTTGTCCGCGAGGCGGGCGAGACCGCCGTCCGGGGTGCCGCCGGTGTAGGCGTAGTCCCAGCGTGAGGTGTGGAAGGTGTGGCCCTTGAAGCTCTCGATACCGGGGATGCCGGGGAGCTTCAGTTCGGACAGGGTTCCGGTGGCCGTGACGACGTACGTCGCCCGGAACTCGTCGCCCCGGTCGGTCGTGACGATCCATGTCTCGGTGGCGTCGTCCCAGGTCAGAGCCGTGACCGCGGTGGAGAACAGGGCGTCCCGGTAAAGGTCGAACTGCTCCGCGATCCGTACCGCGTGGCGGCGGATCTCCTCACCGGGAGCGTACTTCCACTCCGGGACGTACCCCGTTTCGTCGAGCATCGGCAGATATACGTGCGACTCGATGTCGCAGTGGATGCCGGGGTAGCGGTTCCAGTACCAGGTCCCTCCGAAGTCGCCGCCCGTCTCGATGACGCGGACGCGCTCGACCCCCTGCCGGCGCAGCCGTGCCCCGGCGAGGATGCCGCCGAAGCCTCCGCCGACGACCGCGACGTCCACCCTGTCCCGCAGCGGCTCGCGTTCGGCCGTCTCTCCTGCGTACGGGTCATCGGCGTAGTAACCGAACTCCGCGGCGGCGAGATACTGCCGGACGCCGTCGGGCCGTACCCGCCGCTCCCGTTCGGCCCGGTAACGCTCCCGCAGGTCGGCGAGCGCCTCGACCGACCACTCCTGTGAATTCGCCATGTGGGGGGACCTTGTTCCTTCCGGTTCGCTGCAAAGGGGCCGTCTCGTCCGTGAACTGCCCAGGGAGGCAACGGATTTGAGCAGGCATGCACTACGGTAACAAGGACCGGACAACGCTGTCCGGTTGGTGCGGGGTTTCCGTCCGCACACCTTCGGACAGGAAGAGTGACTTGATGCGACGACTCCCGATCCGTTCCCTCGCCGGGCTCACCGCGATCGGCCTGCTGGCCCTCACCGGGTGCGGTGCGAAGACCGTGGGTTCCGCCGTGGACACGGCAGCCGGCGCCGGCGGGGAGAGGACCATCCGCGCGCGGCAGGTGATGCAACTGACCACGGTGCACCCGAAGACCGGGATGACCCTGCTGGAGGGGCCGGTC encodes:
- a CDS encoding AAA family ATPase gives rise to the protein MTSPQPTPDHDTLTPRQAGERAAAVLDEIRTAVVGKPEPLELVMLGILAGGHVLIEDLPGLGKTLLARSFATTLGLDFRRIQFTPDLLPSDVTGAPFYDQRTADMVFRPGPVFTHLLLADEINRTPPKTQAALLEAMAESQVSIDGSTRSLPEPFVVVATANPIEYEGTYTLPEAQLDRFLLRVRMGYLTASQEAGLLRARVDRAAPEAVLRTLSGPGEVLAMRAAVERVEVDDDLLEYVVALVGATRSHPHIQVGASPRGGLALVQLARARAVLDLRDYATPEDVKSVAVPALAHRVTLKPELWVRQIDGDDVIREITQSVPAPQTLPRTPVAS
- a CDS encoding DUF6404 family protein, giving the protein MGKWWRSLARAFWALDRVLGGQRRPTRFQKWVGRHPIKAGLYTALPPTLFFTFFFWLVSDEEEPDNLLFPVIGGLVMGLVFGLVAASERLRQRRLKRLGIWDGS
- a CDS encoding DUF58 domain-containing protein; translation: MTKPVPASRAAAAVRRALDGRQEVTAEPPPPPPPGWRPGERALRLGTLAVVALSAALVTGRPWVLALAAGPLVLLALALPSGRRPDAVTAEVEVAPRRCFEGEQVTVRIAVAYDGEAGRLDPGVTLGHGVRLDHLAVGPHRVDLVLTAQRWGRWTLGTVDVDLYDRGGLARLSVRAELGEIAVFPVPEHAGLTPIPVRLPQRLGEHTAVQRGEGVEVTGVHPYVRGERQRRIHWPATTRRGTLQVHQFAAERTADTVVLLDVLTDVVDPVTGASSLDETFRAAAGLVRAYLRTHDRVGVVSVGGATRWLQPGSGQGYFYRIVESVLECRKDRAYRTAGLSRLPPPALPEGALVYVITPLTDQRIFDVLHQVRGRANPMIVVEIPTGDPIVEPGDTESGLALRLWRADRDAMRFALVERGIAVVAHRPGETLDLALAPLLRTRIHGGAR
- a CDS encoding flavin-containing monooxygenase — protein: MANSQEWSVEALADLRERYRAERERRVRPDGVRQYLAAAEFGYYADDPYAGETAEREPLRDRVDVAVVGGGFGGILAGARLRRQGVERVRVIETGGDFGGTWYWNRYPGIHCDIESHVYLPMLDETGYVPEWKYAPGEEIRRHAVRIAEQFDLYRDALFSTAVTALTWDDATETWIVTTDRGDEFRATYVVTATGTLSELKLPGIPGIESFKGHTFHTSRWDYAYTGGTPDGGLARLADKRVGVVGTGATGIQVVPKLAEGAQHLYVFQRTPSTVDVRANRRTTAQDVGADHDGWARERRDNFLRIVSGEAAEADLVADQWTRSAGLLEKLLPSFRRHGDRAAFEAAYEAADAAKMNDIRARVEQIVTDPGTAEKLKPWYRYACKRPTFSDLYLQAFNRDNVTLVDTADSHGIERVTERGVVVGDTEYELDCLVFATGFSVGASGIHSGRLPVHGRNGVQLQDVWRKRGPRTLHGLTSNGFPNLIQLGGVQSTSSVNYTHVLDEHAVHAAALIAAAEAEGALVEPSCEAEDAWVTALAEGAADHEWFHAECTPGYYNAEGRGRPNGPTAYPHGAFAFHDLLRKWRAASLGEILHTRTVALD